DNA sequence from the Pichia kudriavzevii chromosome 4, complete sequence genome:
GTAGCAGATATCAGACCAAGTACACCAACATCTCTGGCTGTATGGGCGGGCATTGCATTGTAGAGGTGGGTAATCATTGTAGCACCGCTGTGTACGGCGCTAAGGGCAAGATCAAAGTCAGCCATGGTATGTCCGATGGAAAATACGGTGGGGCTGTTGCTGGTTAGCTGTGGTATAATTTCGGAACAGCCTTGTACCTCTGGAGCAGCAGTCACGATTGCAGCGTATTGCTCAAAACCTTGGCCGTATCGTTCCTGCAAGGAGATGTAGCCATGCTTCATATCAGTAATTGCCTCTGGCGGATGGCAGCCCTTTTTGATGGGTGAAATGAAGGGGCCTTCTAGATGGACACCAAGAGAATCGGCCTTGTTTGAAGATCGAGTTTTGAGGCCTAGGATGGGGATAACGTCATGGTATACATGTTGCTGGCTCGATGTGACAGTGGGACAAATACTCGTGACACCATACTCCAAGAGCTGCCCCATAGATTCATTGTATGCCTTGAGGAAACTTTGTTTGTCTTGTTTATCATTGAAAGCAGAAGAATAgtcaaatccaaaacaaCCATTTATCTGGATATCTATGAATCCAGGAGAGAGTATACCCCCCTGCAAATCGATGACCTGCACTTCGGAAGCGTGGACTGGGATCAAGGGAGTTTCGATGATAACGCCAGAAACAGTATCAACATATAGAATTGCAAGAAACTTATCGTTCTGACCTTGTCTGTTCAGACAAAACCGGTCAACTTTGCTATCCTAGGACTTGTCTATGAGGTGAAAGTATCAGTAgcaagggaaaaaaaaggaataaCCAAATGCAACAAAAGATTTTAAACAGATTAGATATTCTGAGCATCTTAACTTATGGTACATGACACATATTCAATAGAAAGCTAGTGTTACAAAGCACTTCAAATTGTCTGGAGAATACGTGATGTAACTCGAGTGGAATCCTTATCTACTGTTGCAGT
Encoded proteins:
- a CDS encoding uncharacterized protein (PKUD0D03075; Pfam Domains: Amidohydro_3(5.6e-08)|Amidohydro_1(1.7e-06)), which codes for MGQLLEYGVTSICPTVTSSQQHVYHDVIPILGLKTRSSNKADSLGVHLEGPFISPIKKGCHPPEAITDMKHGYISLQERYGQGFEQYAAIVTAAPEVQGCSEIIPQLTSNSPTVFSIGHTMADFDLALSAVHSGATMITHLYNAMPAHTARDVGVLGLISATKDTLPSDKIPFYGIIADGVHVHPSAVRAAYMANPSKTILVTDALYLIGLEDGHYQRGNQSVQKKGSLLLLQGTDTIAGSATHLIDCVHNLIKWTGIPLAEALATITNNPATSLNIAHRKGFLRPGCDADLNILSADGTLKDTYKLYH